Below is a genomic region from Amycolatopsis sp. 195334CR.
GTCCGCGATCAGGTCCCGGACGATCTCGCGGGTCATCTCGACCAGGCCCCCGGCGCCCTCGGTGGCCGATGCCAGCGCCGCCGACACCGCCGCCAGGCCGCCGATGGCCGCCACGTTGTGGGACATCATCTGCTGGTAGGCGTCGGCGCCCTCGCCGTGCCAGTCGGGCAGATCGCTCTCCAGTACCGACTTCAGTTCGGCGGAGATGCCGGCCAGTTCGGTGGCCATGTTGTTCCACGTCGTCGCGTGCGAGGCGACCACATCCGGTTTGCCGGTCAGGTCGTCGAGCACTTGGCGCAGCGGTTCGAAGTACTCCATGGCCCAGCCCAGGCCGTTGGCCAGCAGCGCGCTGATGGGGTCCATCACGGTCGCCGCGACCTCGATCCCGAGTGCGGCGCCGGCCAGTGCGTCGTCGACCCAGCCCTCGGACTTGATGGCATCGGCCAAGCCCTCGATGCTGTCCGCGAGACCGGCTCCGGTCCACGCCTCGCGGGAGGACTCGACCGGGGCGATCAGTGACGGGTCAGTCATCGCCCACCCCCTCGCTGAGACTCCGGAGCAACTGCGAGTGTGATTCCTCCGCCCCGCCGTACTCGTCCGCGGTGAGGAGCAAGTCGGCCGAGGCCAGCGACAGGTTTTCTTCGACGAAGGCGATCAGTTCGTCCTGCCGGGTATGCCGGCCTTCCAGTACGGCGGAAATCCACCCGCACAGCAGCCCGTACGCCTCGTCGTCCTGCGCGATGTGCGCGCTGGCGGTCTTCACGGCCTCGAAGCGCGCCCGGATGGCCTCTAGTTTGCCCGCGTGAGCTCGAATCTGCTCGAGGTCGACACGGTACCCCTCGCTCATGCTCAGTCCCGTCGGAGGTAGGAGTGGCTGTCGTAGCCTTCGTCGTCATCGTCGCGAGGCGCGGCGTGTTTCCGGGTGGGACCCCGAACCGGAGTCGGCGGCGAGACCGGTGGTGGCGGTGCGGGCGGCGACAGGGACGGAGCCGGGGCCTCCCGCAGATGCTGTCCCACGCTCTCCGAAATCGCTTTACCCGCAGCTGATTCGGTACCCATCGTTTCC
It encodes:
- a CDS encoding WXG100 family type VII secretion target, with the translated sequence MTDPSLIAPVESSREAWTGAGLADSIEGLADAIKSEGWVDDALAGAALGIEVAATVMDPISALLANGLGWAMEYFEPLRQVLDDLTGKPDVVASHATTWNNMATELAGISAELKSVLESDLPDWHGEGADAYQQMMSHNVAAIGGLAAVSAALASATEGAGGLVEMTREIVRDLIADLVARVIVWAAEAIFVVTIPVVAAQIVAAVVKWAGRILVYTTGLITSLTNLQKLLG